The proteins below come from a single Corynebacterium cystitidis genomic window:
- a CDS encoding alpha/beta hydrolase yields MITTLWRDLLNVVRPALAATALAGTVLASTALASTALPPVAHAQAPARSYSSTSSDPHGQYSSIGSSAHDASSAAAAASSLSSTVPLSAAPAITLAELAEGPLGSAMFEGMAGVTGSSLSSGSSNAATTFPDPDAPPAEFRHIRHLEGNVYEFTVYSPSMDRLVKNDILLPGGPDNIAARPTFYLMMGADGAAGGYSWYNSSNYQEFFADKHVNVVTPKGSVSSMQADWYEEDVATGTNKWSTYLTRELPPLVDELFHGTGRDAIAGISMSGGPALAIASLDPQRFKAAGSYSGCPSTTGVLGLSYAWSGVTMNGADPTKMWGLPGDEAWAAHSPVLHIDALRDTAVFVGSAQGVPGEIDAAPLSSRINAQMGIEMASYACSAHFVDQARKQGLEVTWYPLVEGTHTWGVFEKLMRKSWPTIGPAIGVE; encoded by the coding sequence ATGATCACAACTCTATGGAGAGACCTGCTGAACGTAGTCCGGCCCGCGCTCGCGGCCACGGCTCTAGCAGGCACCGTTCTAGCGAGCACGGCACTGGCTAGCACCGCCCTGCCACCGGTAGCCCACGCCCAGGCCCCAGCACGCTCGTACAGTTCTACCAGCTCTGATCCGCATGGGCAGTACTCGTCGATCGGGTCGAGTGCGCATGACGCATCGTCGGCAGCCGCTGCGGCCTCAAGCTTGTCTTCTACGGTGCCTTTGTCCGCGGCACCTGCGATCACGCTGGCAGAACTGGCAGAAGGCCCGCTGGGCTCGGCCATGTTTGAAGGCATGGCGGGGGTGACAGGATCGTCGTTAAGCTCCGGCTCGAGCAACGCGGCCACGACTTTCCCGGACCCAGACGCACCCCCTGCCGAATTTCGCCACATCCGCCACCTCGAGGGCAATGTGTACGAGTTTACGGTGTATTCGCCGTCGATGGACCGCCTGGTGAAAAATGATATTCTGCTGCCGGGCGGGCCCGACAACATTGCTGCGCGCCCCACCTTCTACTTGATGATGGGTGCCGACGGTGCCGCTGGCGGTTACAGCTGGTACAACTCCAGCAACTACCAGGAATTTTTCGCGGATAAACACGTCAACGTGGTCACACCGAAAGGGTCTGTTAGCTCCATGCAGGCTGATTGGTACGAGGAAGATGTGGCCACCGGCACCAACAAGTGGAGCACCTACCTCACCCGGGAGCTTCCGCCGCTTGTCGACGAGTTATTCCACGGCACCGGCCGCGATGCTATAGCGGGGATCTCGATGTCAGGCGGGCCAGCGCTGGCAATTGCGTCGCTGGACCCACAGCGTTTCAAGGCGGCGGGCTCGTATTCCGGCTGCCCGTCGACCACGGGTGTGCTGGGGCTTAGCTACGCGTGGTCCGGGGTGACCATGAATGGGGCAGACCCCACCAAAATGTGGGGCCTGCCTGGCGATGAAGCGTGGGCTGCGCACTCGCCGGTGTTGCACATTGATGCGCTGCGCGATACTGCGGTGTTTGTGGGCTCGGCCCAGGGCGTGCCCGGCGAGATTGATGCTGCTCCACTTTCGTCGCGCATCAATGCTCAGATGGGTATTGAGATGGCCTCGTATGCGTGCTCCGCGCACTTCGTGGACCAGGCGCGCAAGCAAGGCCTCGAAGTTACCTGGTATCCGCTGGTGGAAGGGACACACACGTGGGGTGTGTTTGAGAAGTTGATGCGCAAGTCCTGGCCCACGATCGGGCCTGCGATTGGCGTGGAGTAA
- a CDS encoding RNA-binding domain-containing protein, whose product MNDWLIRPEDQWFERKSFRIKPRDLAKTIVGFANAEGGTIAVGIREGNFEGKPSAKQENDLRQTTFDHTDPTVVVDIREEEVEGQTLLLFVIEPSARVHYTMGGDCFLRVGDETRALNLDEVLELRYTKGEQQFDATPLTDVAIEELVGVEEYAQRIGSASAYDALRAHHLVTAKEEVTTAAYLLFHPQPQQRFHNAHVRVLVWNEPHRLPGYQQQLVQDQRFEGPLPQQIRQAQDFILEVLPTVKRLGTSGIFEEHTLIPHEVWLEGLVNAVIHRSYSLIGDHIRFEIFPDRISISSPGRFPGLADPSRPESIARFARNPLVARVMAELNVGQELGEGIRRMFAGMRRVGFQDPIYQQTSGSVLLTLSTEQKLNDDRLRLLPKYSDTVLAALHLHGVPLSTGEVAVAVGISVPSARRALQALRQNGIIQWQGKGPNDPRAAWSVEGPLR is encoded by the coding sequence ATGAATGACTGGTTAATCCGCCCCGAAGATCAATGGTTTGAAAGGAAATCTTTTCGTATCAAGCCCAGGGATCTTGCGAAAACAATCGTTGGGTTTGCTAATGCTGAAGGTGGCACTATTGCCGTGGGTATTCGTGAGGGCAACTTCGAGGGCAAGCCGAGTGCCAAGCAGGAAAATGATTTGCGGCAAACAACGTTTGATCACACTGATCCAACTGTTGTCGTCGACATACGGGAAGAGGAAGTCGAAGGTCAAACCCTTCTTTTATTTGTTATTGAACCAAGTGCGCGCGTCCATTACACAATGGGGGGAGATTGTTTTCTTCGTGTTGGTGATGAAACACGTGCCCTCAATCTTGATGAAGTTTTGGAGCTCCGCTACACCAAAGGTGAACAGCAATTTGATGCCACACCCTTGACTGATGTGGCAATCGAGGAGCTCGTGGGAGTAGAAGAGTATGCACAACGGATCGGTTCGGCCAGTGCTTATGATGCCCTGCGGGCACACCACCTGGTTACGGCTAAAGAGGAAGTAACCACTGCGGCTTACTTGCTTTTCCATCCGCAACCGCAGCAGCGTTTCCACAACGCTCACGTGCGGGTATTGGTGTGGAATGAGCCTCACCGGCTGCCGGGGTATCAGCAGCAGTTAGTTCAGGATCAGCGGTTTGAGGGGCCACTTCCTCAGCAGATTCGGCAGGCCCAGGATTTTATTCTGGAAGTTTTGCCTACTGTTAAACGTCTAGGTACAAGTGGAATTTTTGAAGAACATACACTGATTCCGCATGAGGTGTGGCTTGAGGGGTTGGTTAACGCTGTCATCCACCGTTCTTATAGCTTGATCGGTGATCACATTCGTTTTGAGATTTTTCCTGATCGCATCTCCATTTCCAGCCCGGGTCGATTTCCTGGGTTGGCGGATCCATCGCGCCCGGAATCGATCGCCCGTTTTGCGCGCAACCCGTTAGTTGCCCGTGTCATGGCGGAATTGAATGTTGGCCAGGAGCTGGGGGAGGGTATTCGAAGGATGTTTGCTGGTATGCGCCGGGTTGGTTTTCAGGATCCGATTTATCAGCAGACTAGTGGCAGCGTGTTGCTTACCCTTTCCACTGAGCAGAAGCTTAACGACGATCGCTTGCGCTTGCTGCCAAAGTACTCTGACACGGTGCTAGCTGCTCTTCATCTACATGGGGTGCCGTTGTCTACTGGCGAGGTAGCCGTGGCAGTTGGAATTTCTGTCCCTTCAGCCCGTAGGGCATTACAAGCGTTGCGGCAGAACGGGATTATCCAGTGGCAGGGTAAGGGCCCCAATGATCCGCGCGCAGCGTGGAGTGTGGAAGGCCCATTGCGTTAG
- a CDS encoding P-loop NTPase family protein, which produces MDLRRHHCDTVFFLDYSMETALDGLERQRGTPRNDVPWEGEHPSPKVEQFAQEFPQTLRPAIVDKLRALDDVTVHVFSTRAEADRFVGEYRTPGSDASETV; this is translated from the coding sequence ATGGATTTGCGGAGGCATCATTGCGATACCGTGTTCTTCCTCGACTACTCCATGGAGACAGCGCTCGATGGTCTGGAACGGCAGCGAGGCACGCCTCGTAACGATGTGCCGTGGGAAGGCGAGCACCCATCACCGAAAGTGGAACAGTTCGCTCAGGAATTTCCGCAGACGTTGCGCCCCGCGATCGTCGATAAGCTCCGTGCACTTGACGACGTTACCGTGCATGTCTTTTCAACCCGCGCTGAAGCTGATCGTTTTGTGGGGGAGTACCGCACCCCCGGGAGTGACGCGTCTGAAACCGTTTAG
- the lysX gene encoding bifunctional lysylphosphatidylglycerol synthetase/lysine--tRNA ligase LysX, whose amino-acid sequence MRSHWQSHLILGAAQLSVLWLAVGIILGEINPKLVDAIYTVFFLAGLPAFPTLVLLVITSLLVSGMLRGLRAAFITYIALFPGMSALVSLGYGGAMLVGLYSYTPRDIVYTVISLVAAFGWLWCAATAIKDFPARLRRSKYAALGALVAGLGLSVVITWLLLLFFTGFGPGYGVLLAFDTALSINATTDALTVQTVAPGWITFISHAVSALAVLNALRVLLRVPAAKPATEDEYRALRRIIAASDAPGSLDYFAANDDRSTIFSRDGQAAVSFRLIGGVAVAAGDPIGRQASWTDAVNQWIKIGTHNGWILSVASTSDVGARVYQQAGMSIARLGDEAVISTEKFRLKNLPEVRRDSAAAKNAGYTVSITRQGDMSAEALAELRHVVTSWRTEKERGFTMASGRVGDPRDPRTVVVMARNAQGEPMGVLTFVPWGSRGVSLDVMLRSPQAVSGVTELMVSTLATEGPELGIERFSLNFVTFREALTRGAMLGASPLQKLLLKFLVLSSRWWQIYSLYQSNVKYQPEWVPRYLGVMDSFHAARCLISFAAGEGFLPLGGARTTTALGQPELIKQIEQEALRPALAPRQLSPLQKHRHGLVQQMRATGHEPYPARVPRNAELDQPSEDQLREGTVSVTGRVRYIRNHGGVIFADIVEGEHELQLIVERATQPAHTDFRRWVGRGDIISVTGTHGTSRTGHPSLLVQSWEMAAKCLVPVPMVASADPHTRAMLRHMDFALNPDARRIFIARCQAVAAVRSVLQEHGYLEAETPILQTIHGGANARPFRTHINAYDQNLTLRIAPELYLKRLVVGGFEKVYEIGRNFRNEGVDATHNPEFTSLEVYQAFGDWDTMRELTEEIVRAAALAVHGSLILDAPDGSSVDLGKPWPVVYVVEAVSEAVGETIDLAAPLERYQHLAQRYGLQPSSVGDLVTELYDELVEPTTVAPTFYAGFPTETSPLTMADPEQPLIAQRWDLVAFGMELGTAYTELADPVEQRARLEQQSLLAAGGDVEAMEVDEDFLTALEFGFPPTGGMGMGIDRLVLLLMSTTIREVLAFPFVKPRN is encoded by the coding sequence ATGCGTTCTCATTGGCAATCACACCTCATTCTTGGTGCTGCACAGTTAAGCGTGTTGTGGTTGGCTGTGGGCATAATCCTGGGCGAGATTAATCCAAAATTGGTAGATGCAATCTACACAGTCTTTTTCCTTGCCGGATTGCCTGCCTTCCCAACACTTGTCCTATTGGTGATTACAAGCCTGCTTGTCTCCGGGATGTTACGCGGTTTGAGAGCTGCCTTTATCACCTATATAGCTCTCTTCCCGGGAATGTCTGCGCTAGTGAGCCTTGGCTACGGCGGGGCAATGTTGGTGGGGCTGTACAGCTACACACCGAGAGACATTGTCTATACGGTCATCAGCCTTGTCGCTGCATTCGGCTGGTTATGGTGCGCTGCAACAGCTATTAAAGATTTTCCGGCCCGGCTGCGGCGCAGCAAGTATGCGGCGCTTGGAGCCCTTGTTGCAGGGCTTGGGCTATCAGTAGTTATTACCTGGTTGTTGTTGCTGTTCTTCACAGGCTTCGGGCCGGGCTATGGGGTGCTTCTTGCCTTTGATACCGCGCTGAGTATCAACGCCACCACAGATGCTTTGACCGTGCAAACCGTTGCACCTGGCTGGATCACTTTTATCAGCCATGCTGTTTCGGCACTGGCAGTGCTTAACGCGCTGCGGGTTTTGCTGCGGGTTCCTGCGGCAAAACCAGCTACGGAAGATGAATATCGTGCTCTGCGTCGAATCATAGCTGCGTCGGATGCGCCAGGGTCCCTGGACTATTTCGCAGCGAACGATGACCGCTCCACAATTTTCTCTCGCGATGGCCAGGCAGCTGTGTCTTTTCGGCTCATCGGTGGTGTGGCCGTAGCAGCGGGAGACCCCATTGGTAGGCAGGCGTCGTGGACGGACGCAGTTAACCAGTGGATTAAAATTGGCACACATAATGGCTGGATTCTTTCAGTGGCTTCCACCTCAGATGTGGGAGCACGTGTCTACCAACAAGCGGGGATGAGCATTGCCAGGTTAGGCGATGAAGCTGTTATCTCTACCGAGAAATTTCGGTTGAAAAATTTACCGGAGGTCCGCCGCGACTCAGCTGCGGCAAAAAATGCCGGGTACACCGTGTCCATTACCCGCCAAGGCGACATGTCCGCAGAGGCACTAGCCGAGCTCCGCCATGTGGTCACCAGCTGGCGTACGGAAAAAGAACGCGGTTTTACAATGGCCTCGGGGCGAGTCGGGGATCCGCGCGATCCCCGTACCGTGGTGGTGATGGCCCGGAACGCACAGGGAGAACCTATGGGGGTATTAACGTTTGTACCCTGGGGCAGCCGGGGTGTTTCCCTCGATGTGATGCTGCGCAGCCCCCAAGCAGTCAGCGGCGTTACTGAGCTTATGGTCTCAACTCTTGCCACCGAAGGCCCTGAGCTAGGAATCGAGCGCTTTTCCCTCAACTTTGTCACCTTCCGTGAAGCACTGACACGCGGTGCCATGTTAGGGGCAAGCCCACTACAGAAACTGCTGCTTAAGTTTCTTGTGCTGTCTTCACGGTGGTGGCAGATTTATAGCCTGTATCAGTCGAATGTGAAGTACCAGCCGGAGTGGGTGCCGCGCTACCTTGGGGTGATGGATTCTTTCCATGCCGCGCGCTGCCTTATTAGTTTTGCGGCTGGAGAAGGTTTCCTCCCCCTCGGAGGTGCCCGCACAACCACAGCGCTTGGACAACCGGAGCTTATTAAGCAGATTGAACAGGAAGCATTGCGCCCCGCTTTGGCGCCACGCCAACTATCGCCACTACAAAAACACCGGCATGGGTTAGTCCAGCAGATGCGTGCCACTGGCCATGAGCCCTACCCGGCACGGGTGCCGCGTAACGCTGAGCTTGATCAACCCAGCGAGGATCAACTCCGCGAGGGCACCGTGTCAGTCACAGGTCGGGTTCGCTATATCCGTAACCACGGTGGGGTTATTTTCGCTGACATCGTTGAAGGCGAACACGAGCTTCAGCTTATTGTGGAGCGTGCTACACAGCCCGCCCATACTGATTTTCGTCGTTGGGTAGGTCGTGGCGACATTATTTCTGTCACCGGTACCCATGGTACTTCGCGTACGGGGCATCCTTCTTTGCTGGTGCAGTCGTGGGAAATGGCGGCGAAATGTCTTGTCCCGGTGCCCATGGTGGCTTCGGCAGATCCTCACACTCGTGCGATGCTGCGTCACATGGATTTTGCGCTCAACCCTGATGCGCGCCGCATATTTATTGCCCGCTGCCAAGCGGTCGCGGCGGTGCGCTCGGTGTTACAGGAACACGGTTACCTGGAGGCGGAAACTCCGATCCTGCAAACGATCCATGGTGGTGCCAACGCTAGGCCTTTCCGTACCCACATTAATGCCTATGACCAAAACCTGACGTTGCGGATTGCCCCCGAGCTCTATCTAAAGCGGTTAGTGGTGGGCGGTTTTGAGAAGGTCTACGAGATTGGCCGTAATTTCCGCAATGAAGGTGTCGATGCCACCCACAACCCTGAATTTACCTCCCTCGAGGTCTATCAAGCCTTTGGCGATTGGGATACGATGCGTGAGCTCACCGAAGAAATTGTGCGCGCAGCTGCCCTGGCCGTCCACGGCTCGCTCATCCTTGACGCCCCGGATGGGTCGAGCGTAGACCTGGGAAAGCCGTGGCCGGTGGTGTATGTTGTCGAAGCAGTGTCCGAAGCCGTCGGAGAAACGATCGATCTGGCTGCACCCCTTGAGCGCTACCAGCACTTAGCCCAGCGCTACGGGCTGCAGCCTTCCTCGGTTGGGGATCTGGTCACGGAGCTTTACGACGAATTGGTGGAGCCAACCACGGTGGCCCCAACGTTTTATGCGGGCTTTCCCACTGAAACCTCACCATTGACAATGGCGGATCCTGAGCAGCCGCTGATTGCTCAGCGCTGGGATCTGGTTGCTTTTGGTATGGAATTGGGAACGGCCTACACCGAGCTTGCTGATCCTGTGGAACAGCGCGCCCGCCTAGAACAACAGTCTTTGTTGGCCGCCGGTGGTGATGTGGAGGCCATGGAAGTCGATGAGGATTTCTTGACGGCCCTGGAATTCGGGTTCCCGCCCACCGGTGGAATGGGGATGGGTATTGACAGGCTGGTGTTGCTGCTGATGTCAACGACAATCCGTGAGGTGCTGGCCTTCCCGTTTGTTAAACCACGTAATTAA
- a CDS encoding alpha/beta hydrolase, translated as MWILLPAWGCLPTDYHRLFPASHEVTGPMWTGDPLLTQPLEAIRNQIAVPSEQVNLFGHSLGGLLAIEWMLRFPDEVNRVVLVDPTEPILPDHRHHPTPRADAIMRQAKRRKAYVELISPVAGIALPLARSLATAAGYVAGKDSWRAYAGVPNTRSWLTDLALSRPKQHAVGELINAGSTSGIETTMLISNSNWDSAFVGQQLKLAKTLQADRVEVVPSHHMFPLTKPHLVQPFL; from the coding sequence ATGTGGATTCTTCTTCCCGCATGGGGATGCCTGCCTACTGACTACCACCGGCTCTTTCCCGCTTCCCACGAGGTAACCGGGCCGATGTGGACAGGTGATCCGCTATTGACTCAACCACTTGAGGCCATCCGTAACCAGATCGCCGTACCTTCTGAGCAAGTGAATCTGTTTGGGCATTCCTTGGGTGGGCTTCTCGCTATCGAATGGATGTTACGCTTTCCCGACGAGGTCAACCGGGTGGTGTTAGTAGACCCGACCGAACCAATCCTGCCCGATCACAGGCACCACCCGACGCCGCGCGCCGATGCGATTATGCGGCAGGCGAAGCGTCGAAAAGCCTATGTTGAACTTATATCTCCTGTGGCTGGCATCGCGTTGCCCCTTGCGCGCAGCCTAGCTACCGCAGCCGGATACGTGGCAGGAAAGGACAGTTGGCGAGCATACGCAGGAGTGCCAAATACCCGTTCATGGCTTACAGATCTTGCCTTATCCCGGCCAAAACAGCACGCCGTAGGAGAACTAATTAATGCAGGTTCAACTTCCGGGATCGAAACAACCATGCTGATCAGCAACTCCAACTGGGATTCCGCGTTTGTGGGCCAACAACTCAAGTTAGCCAAGACCCTACAAGCAGATCGGGTTGAAGTGGTGCCTTCGCATCACATGTTTCCGTTAACCAAACCTCATTTGGTCCAGCCCTTCCTCTAG
- a CDS encoding DUF998 domain-containing protein — translation MFKVASAAVMLLGAVAYSTFIHEALLGFPLSPAVSYLSEYSALSSPYRRIFATSDVIWALCSFAGAGLLWCLHRPRLGIAHKLLLFALAGQALFTFLDVAFPLRCAESLPSCTGQTGLTVHVAASVAVAGMQMLMVVTAAFLAVRLHHYRAWFVALMVVYLVATVVLLSGEAFGFPVGYSQRVQIGVAATTVASMWLLFSYDAKDVDSSSRMGMPAY, via the coding sequence ATGTTTAAAGTTGCTTCCGCCGCAGTAATGCTGCTTGGCGCGGTCGCGTACTCTACCTTTATTCATGAGGCGCTGCTGGGTTTTCCTCTATCGCCCGCAGTCTCTTATCTGTCTGAGTATTCGGCGTTGAGCAGCCCTTACCGCCGAATATTTGCGACGAGTGACGTGATCTGGGCCCTTTGTAGTTTCGCTGGAGCAGGACTGCTCTGGTGTCTACACCGACCCCGCCTGGGCATTGCCCACAAGCTACTCCTTTTCGCACTAGCTGGACAGGCCCTGTTCACTTTCCTGGATGTGGCCTTTCCGCTTCGGTGCGCGGAGTCCCTTCCCTCCTGCACCGGGCAGACGGGGCTCACCGTGCACGTGGCTGCCTCCGTGGCGGTTGCTGGCATGCAGATGCTCATGGTAGTAACTGCTGCTTTCCTAGCCGTGCGGTTACACCATTATCGGGCTTGGTTTGTTGCCTTAATGGTTGTCTACTTAGTAGCCACAGTAGTTTTGTTGTCCGGCGAGGCGTTCGGCTTCCCGGTCGGTTACAGCCAGCGTGTCCAAATTGGGGTGGCTGCCACAACCGTTGCCAGTATGTGGTTGCTGTTTAGCTACGATGCAAAAGATGTGGATTCTTCTTCCCGCATGGGGATGCCTGCCTACTGA
- a CDS encoding P-loop NTPase family protein: MKRILVIGAPGTGKTHFSNQLSDITGIEVTHMDLLYWNADKTPVSRGVFRTRLLNVLHREQWIIDGTYNQTIDLRLHHCDTVFFLDYPVETALGGLEAQRNKARADVPWEGEHPSPKVWESIHAFPRTLRPAIVDKLQALDGVTVHVFSSRTEADDFLVQARTPAGGTSGTSSAANMN; this comes from the coding sequence GTGAAACGGATCCTGGTTATTGGTGCACCCGGAACGGGCAAGACCCACTTCAGCAATCAGCTCAGTGATATCACCGGAATAGAAGTGACACACATGGACTTGCTGTACTGGAATGCGGACAAAACACCTGTTAGTCGGGGAGTGTTCCGGACCCGCCTGCTTAACGTTTTGCACCGTGAGCAGTGGATTATCGACGGCACTTACAACCAGACCATTGATCTACGTCTGCATCATTGCGATACGGTGTTCTTTTTGGATTATCCCGTCGAAACTGCGTTGGGTGGCCTTGAGGCGCAGCGCAACAAAGCGCGTGCCGACGTCCCCTGGGAAGGGGAGCATCCGTCACCGAAGGTGTGGGAGTCTATCCATGCATTCCCGCGTACGTTGCGCCCCGCGATCGTCGATAAGCTCCAAGCTCTTGACGGGGTTACTGTCCACGTTTTTTCTTCCCGCACTGAGGCCGATGACTTTCTTGTGCAGGCACGCACCCCCGCAGGTGGCACTTCTGGGACTTCATCAGCTGCCAACATGAATTGA